Proteins from one Oncorhynchus tshawytscha isolate Ot180627B linkage group LG16, Otsh_v2.0, whole genome shotgun sequence genomic window:
- the phf20b gene encoding PHD finger protein 20b isoform X2, translating into MMTKTPPDRRGITFEVGAQLEARDNLKNWYQASIEKIDYEDEKVLIHYRQWSHRYDEWFDWTSPYLRPLDRIQLRKEGLQDKRPSSVFRVNEKVLACWVDCHYYPAKVLEVKRDASYTVKFFDGVVKTLKPNKVKPYKENGKARERDRTQREQSSGKEENRKALSDESKSGSSDLDGESNGEEKERREDREEKTLNGNFETCGQKGSLNGEKGAGGGKREEPQTKEDGQVVQTKSEDVNVEGERVMRSTKQQGEKKEECASGQSPQLPRGNRYRPSEESQRELRKRRVSLVQMPPPKRRRPDTSKDRNSQSQQAGSDSVPVSPALTPDQTNPQTPTDAGIEAPSDIESILKRQVHLPTTHKYSREPLYRVIKNQPPPILSIELDHNPFKCKAPGCLKSFRKASLLHYHVKYYHADSEHASEGSMQTRASEKQVGSQETPRRRRTMSGSIHSPLGDRQAANGMNRHRRRSPSEKRKENQQTNSRPHEEREWSASEMGEKIRGKTERDFLLNKQKKRKKTGRSKSENTNGEENMGISLFNSTQSNLVSKFSLLHKHKLSYDSSPEHITDQVQEDDESDWSTVSAEWSDEYMEAELDVTTPVSEQNVSMVTKGSDTVRCVCEVEEENDFMIQCDECLCWQHGTCMGLFEHNVPDTYSCYICRDPPAQRPSQRYWYDRDWLSSGHMYGLSFLDENYSHQNRKKLMATHQLLGDVHHVFEVLNGLQLKMSILQTQTHSDLKLWRQPWKQEEKLGMSCSMATSRTPSPAANDREGGEALKAMSVSTLSEKAKRVQMSPTSFQDSNASYISSEHCYQKPRAYYPAVEQRLVVETRGGSELEDSLRSTENLLEQEQRYGGPLDPDRAKLYPSSLLQDRAKIHPITLQPDKLYVGRESEVEVKTEEAEPSPDIKPDPEKDNVLHQQWQINLLDHIEAMQNQVTHRMDLIEKELDVLESWLDYTGELEPPDPLTRLPQLKHRIRQMLTDLGTVQQISLCSS; encoded by the exons ATGATGACCAAGACTCCTCCCGACAGAAGAGGGATCACCTTTGAGGTGGGAGCACAGCTGGAGGCTCGCGACAACCTGAAGAACTG GTACCAGGCCAGCATAGAGAAGATAGACTATGAGGACGAGAAGGTTCTGATCCACTACCGTCAGTGGAGCCACCGCTATGACGAGTGGTTTGACTGGACCAGCCCATACCTGAGGCCCCTGGACAGGATCCAGTTGAGGAAAGAGGGTCTGCAGGACAAACGGCCCAGCTCG GTGTTTCGGGTGAATGAGAAAGTCTTGGCCTGTTGGGTAGACTGCCACTACTATCCTGCTAAGGTTCTGGAAGTCAAAAGAGATG CTTCCTACACTGTGAAGTTTTTCGATGGAGTTGTCAAGACTCTTAAGCCAAACAAAGTAAAGCCATATAAAGAG AATGGGAAagccagggagagggacagaactCAACGTGAGCAGAGCAGTGGGAAAGAGGAGAACAGGAAAGCCCTGAGCGATGAATCCAAAAGCGGCTCTTCAGACCTGGATGGAGAGAGCAacggagaggaaaaggagagaagagaagacagagaggaaaaaACGCTGAATGGCAACTTTGAGACCTGTGGACAGAAAGGGAGCCTAAACGGAGAAAAGGGggcaggaggagggaagagagaagagccaCAAACCAAAGAAGATGGGCAGGTTGTCCAAACTAAATCGGAAGATGTGAATGTAGAAGGGGAGCGAGTGATGCGCAGTACCAAACAACAGGGGGAGAAGAAAGAAGAGTGCGCATCGGGACAGAGTCCCCAACTGcccagggggaaccggtaccgaCCCTCTGAAG AAAGTCAACGTGaattgaggaagaggagggtgtctCTTGTACAGATGCCACCACCAAAGAGGAGAAGGCCAGACACAAGTAAGG acagaAACAGCCAGTCTCAGCAAGCAGGATCAGATTCCGTCCCAGTGTCCCCAGCATTAACTCCAGACCAGACAAACCCCCAGACACCCACAGACGCTGGTATCGAAGCCCCATCAGATATAG AATCAATACTGAAACGCCAAGTCCATCTGCCTACCACCCACAAGTACagcagagagccat TGTATCGAGTCATCAAAAACCAGCCGCCCCCAATCCTCTCCATTGAACTGGACCACAACCCCTTCAAGTGCAAGGCCCCTGGCTGTCTGAAGTCCTTCCGGAAGGCCTCTCTCCTGCACTACCACGTCAAGTACTACCATGCAGACAGCGAACACGCCTCTGAGGGCAGCATGCAAACCCGGGCCTCAGAGAAGCAGGTTGGCTCTCAGGAGACACCCAGGAGGAGACGCACCATGTCAGGTTCTATAC ACTCTCCCCTGGGTGACAGGCAGGCTGCTAATGGGATGAACCGTCATCGTCGGAGATCACCGAGTGAGAAACGGAAGGAGAACCAGCAAACCAACAGCAGACCCCATGAAGAAAGAGAATGGAGCGCCAGTGAAATGG GGGAAAAGATTAGAGGGAAGACTGAAAGAGACTTCCTTCTCAATAAACAGAAGAAAAGGAAGAAGACGGGGAGGTCCAAGTCAG AGAATACGAATGGTGAGGAGAACATGGGCATCTCCTTATTTAACTCTACTCAGTCCAATCTGGTATCCAAATTCTCCCTCTTGCACAAACACAAGTTATCTTACGACTCAAGTCCAGAACACATCACAGATCAGGTGCAAGAAGACG ATGAAAGTGATTGGTCCACAGTCAGCGCTGAGTGGAGTGATGAGTACATGGAGGCGGAGCTGGATGTGACCACTCCCGTGTCGGAACAGAATGTATCCATGGTGACCAAGGGCTCTGACACAGTGCGCTGTGTCtgtgaggtggaggaggagaatgatTTCATGATTCAG TGTGATGAATGTCTGTGCTGGCAGCATGGCACCTGCATGGGCCTCTTTGAGCACAATGTGCCTGACACTTATAGCTGCTACATTTGCAGAGACCCACCAG CCCAGAGACCGAGCCAGCGTTACTGGTACGACAGGGATTGGCTGAGCAGTGGTCACATGTATGGCCTGTCTTTCCTGGATGAGAACTACTCCCACCAGAACAGGAAGAAGTTAATGGCCACTCACCAGCTCCTGGGTGACGTTCACCATGTCTTTGAGGTGCTCAACGGCCTGCAGCTTAAGATGAGCATCCTCCA GACCCAGACACACTCTGACCTGAAGCTGTGGCGCCAGCCCTGGAAGCAGGAGGAGAAGCTTGGTATGAGCTGCAGTATGGCGACCAGCAGGACCCCTTCACCTGCAGCCAACGACCGAGAGGGGGGCGAAGCGCTAAAGGCAATGTCAGTCTCCACCCTCTCTGAGAAGGCCAAAAGGGTTCAGATGAGCCCAACATCCTTCCAGGACTCGAACGCTTCCTACATCAGCAGTGAGCACTGCTACCAGAAACCGCGAGCGTACTACCCAGCGGTGGAGCAGAGGCTGGTGGTGGAGACACGGGGAGGCTCTGAGCTGGAGGACAGTCTGAGGAGCACAGAGAACCTGCTCGAACAGGAGCAACGCTATGGTGGCCCACTGGACCCAGACAGAGCCAAACTGTACCCCAGCTCCCTGCTGCAGGACCGGGCCAAGATTCACCCCATTACCCTACAACCAGACAAG CTGTATGTGGGTAGGGAGAGTGAAGTAGAGGTGAAGACTGAAGAGGCTGAGCCCAGCCCAGACATAAAGCCAGACCCAGAAAAAGACAATGTGCTGCATCAGCAGTGGCAGATCAACCTTTTGGATCACATAGAAGCCATGCAGAACCAAGTCACACACAGGATGGACCTCATTGAGAAAGAGCTCGATG TGTTGGAGAGTTGGCTTGACTACACAGGGGAACTGGAGCCTCCTGACCCGTTGACCCGGCTGCCTCAACTCAAACACCGTATCAGACAGATGCTCACAGACCTGGGCACGGTGCAGCAGatctccctctgctcctcctaA
- the phf20b gene encoding PHD finger protein 20b isoform X3 has product MMTKTPPDRRGITFEVGAQLEARDNLKNWYQASIEKIDYEDEKVLIHYRQWSHRYDEWFDWTSPYLRPLDRIQLRKEGLQDKRPSSVFRVNEKVLACWVDCHYYPAKVLEVKRDASYTVKFFDGVVKTLKPNKVKPYKENGKARERDRTQREQSSGKEENRKALSDESKSGSSDLDGESNGEEKERREDREEKTLNGNFETCGQKGSLNGEKGAGGGKREEPQTKEDGQVVQTKSEDVNVEGERVMRSTKQQGEKKEECASGQSPQLPRGNRYRPSEESQRELRKRRVSLVQMPPPKRRRPDTNRNSQSQQAGSDSVPVSPALTPDQTNPQTPTDAGIEAPSDIESILKRQVHLPTTHKYSREPLYRVIKNQPPPILSIELDHNPFKCKAPGCLKSFRKASLLHYHVKYYHADSEHASEGSMQTRASEKQVGSQETPRRRRTMSGSIHSPLGDRQAANGMNRHRRRSPSEKRKENQQTNSRPHEEREWSASEMGEKIRGKTERDFLLNKQKKRKKTGRSKSENTNGEENMGISLFNSTQSNLVSKFSLLHKHKLSYDSSPEHITDQVQEDDESDWSTVSAEWSDEYMEAELDVTTPVSEQNVSMVTKGSDTVRCVCEVEEENDFMIQCDECLCWQHGTCMGLFEHNVPDTYSCYICRDPPAQRPSQRYWYDRDWLSSGHMYGLSFLDENYSHQNRKKLMATHQLLGDVHHVFEVLNGLQLKMSILQTQTHSDLKLWRQPWKQEEKLGMSCSMATSRTPSPAANDREGGEALKAMSVSTLSEKAKRVQMSPTSFQDSNASYISSEHCYQKPRAYYPAVEQRLVVETRGGSELEDSLRSTENLLEQEQRYGGPLDPDRAKLYPSSLLQDRAKIHPITLQPDKKLYVGRESEVEVKTEEAEPSPDIKPDPEKDNVLHQQWQINLLDHIEAMQNQVTHRMDLIEKELDVLESWLDYTGELEPPDPLTRLPQLKHRIRQMLTDLGTVQQISLCSS; this is encoded by the exons ATGATGACCAAGACTCCTCCCGACAGAAGAGGGATCACCTTTGAGGTGGGAGCACAGCTGGAGGCTCGCGACAACCTGAAGAACTG GTACCAGGCCAGCATAGAGAAGATAGACTATGAGGACGAGAAGGTTCTGATCCACTACCGTCAGTGGAGCCACCGCTATGACGAGTGGTTTGACTGGACCAGCCCATACCTGAGGCCCCTGGACAGGATCCAGTTGAGGAAAGAGGGTCTGCAGGACAAACGGCCCAGCTCG GTGTTTCGGGTGAATGAGAAAGTCTTGGCCTGTTGGGTAGACTGCCACTACTATCCTGCTAAGGTTCTGGAAGTCAAAAGAGATG CTTCCTACACTGTGAAGTTTTTCGATGGAGTTGTCAAGACTCTTAAGCCAAACAAAGTAAAGCCATATAAAGAG AATGGGAAagccagggagagggacagaactCAACGTGAGCAGAGCAGTGGGAAAGAGGAGAACAGGAAAGCCCTGAGCGATGAATCCAAAAGCGGCTCTTCAGACCTGGATGGAGAGAGCAacggagaggaaaaggagagaagagaagacagagaggaaaaaACGCTGAATGGCAACTTTGAGACCTGTGGACAGAAAGGGAGCCTAAACGGAGAAAAGGGggcaggaggagggaagagagaagagccaCAAACCAAAGAAGATGGGCAGGTTGTCCAAACTAAATCGGAAGATGTGAATGTAGAAGGGGAGCGAGTGATGCGCAGTACCAAACAACAGGGGGAGAAGAAAGAAGAGTGCGCATCGGGACAGAGTCCCCAACTGcccagggggaaccggtaccgaCCCTCTGAAG AAAGTCAACGTGaattgaggaagaggagggtgtctCTTGTACAGATGCCACCACCAAAGAGGAGAAGGCCAGACACAA acagaAACAGCCAGTCTCAGCAAGCAGGATCAGATTCCGTCCCAGTGTCCCCAGCATTAACTCCAGACCAGACAAACCCCCAGACACCCACAGACGCTGGTATCGAAGCCCCATCAGATATAG AATCAATACTGAAACGCCAAGTCCATCTGCCTACCACCCACAAGTACagcagagagccat TGTATCGAGTCATCAAAAACCAGCCGCCCCCAATCCTCTCCATTGAACTGGACCACAACCCCTTCAAGTGCAAGGCCCCTGGCTGTCTGAAGTCCTTCCGGAAGGCCTCTCTCCTGCACTACCACGTCAAGTACTACCATGCAGACAGCGAACACGCCTCTGAGGGCAGCATGCAAACCCGGGCCTCAGAGAAGCAGGTTGGCTCTCAGGAGACACCCAGGAGGAGACGCACCATGTCAGGTTCTATAC ACTCTCCCCTGGGTGACAGGCAGGCTGCTAATGGGATGAACCGTCATCGTCGGAGATCACCGAGTGAGAAACGGAAGGAGAACCAGCAAACCAACAGCAGACCCCATGAAGAAAGAGAATGGAGCGCCAGTGAAATGG GGGAAAAGATTAGAGGGAAGACTGAAAGAGACTTCCTTCTCAATAAACAGAAGAAAAGGAAGAAGACGGGGAGGTCCAAGTCAG AGAATACGAATGGTGAGGAGAACATGGGCATCTCCTTATTTAACTCTACTCAGTCCAATCTGGTATCCAAATTCTCCCTCTTGCACAAACACAAGTTATCTTACGACTCAAGTCCAGAACACATCACAGATCAGGTGCAAGAAGACG ATGAAAGTGATTGGTCCACAGTCAGCGCTGAGTGGAGTGATGAGTACATGGAGGCGGAGCTGGATGTGACCACTCCCGTGTCGGAACAGAATGTATCCATGGTGACCAAGGGCTCTGACACAGTGCGCTGTGTCtgtgaggtggaggaggagaatgatTTCATGATTCAG TGTGATGAATGTCTGTGCTGGCAGCATGGCACCTGCATGGGCCTCTTTGAGCACAATGTGCCTGACACTTATAGCTGCTACATTTGCAGAGACCCACCAG CCCAGAGACCGAGCCAGCGTTACTGGTACGACAGGGATTGGCTGAGCAGTGGTCACATGTATGGCCTGTCTTTCCTGGATGAGAACTACTCCCACCAGAACAGGAAGAAGTTAATGGCCACTCACCAGCTCCTGGGTGACGTTCACCATGTCTTTGAGGTGCTCAACGGCCTGCAGCTTAAGATGAGCATCCTCCA GACCCAGACACACTCTGACCTGAAGCTGTGGCGCCAGCCCTGGAAGCAGGAGGAGAAGCTTGGTATGAGCTGCAGTATGGCGACCAGCAGGACCCCTTCACCTGCAGCCAACGACCGAGAGGGGGGCGAAGCGCTAAAGGCAATGTCAGTCTCCACCCTCTCTGAGAAGGCCAAAAGGGTTCAGATGAGCCCAACATCCTTCCAGGACTCGAACGCTTCCTACATCAGCAGTGAGCACTGCTACCAGAAACCGCGAGCGTACTACCCAGCGGTGGAGCAGAGGCTGGTGGTGGAGACACGGGGAGGCTCTGAGCTGGAGGACAGTCTGAGGAGCACAGAGAACCTGCTCGAACAGGAGCAACGCTATGGTGGCCCACTGGACCCAGACAGAGCCAAACTGTACCCCAGCTCCCTGCTGCAGGACCGGGCCAAGATTCACCCCATTACCCTACAACCAGACAAG AAGCTGTATGTGGGTAGGGAGAGTGAAGTAGAGGTGAAGACTGAAGAGGCTGAGCCCAGCCCAGACATAAAGCCAGACCCAGAAAAAGACAATGTGCTGCATCAGCAGTGGCAGATCAACCTTTTGGATCACATAGAAGCCATGCAGAACCAAGTCACACACAGGATGGACCTCATTGAGAAAGAGCTCGATG TGTTGGAGAGTTGGCTTGACTACACAGGGGAACTGGAGCCTCCTGACCCGTTGACCCGGCTGCCTCAACTCAAACACCGTATCAGACAGATGCTCACAGACCTGGGCACGGTGCAGCAGatctccctctgctcctcctaA
- the phf20b gene encoding PHD finger protein 20b isoform X1 gives MMTKTPPDRRGITFEVGAQLEARDNLKNWYQASIEKIDYEDEKVLIHYRQWSHRYDEWFDWTSPYLRPLDRIQLRKEGLQDKRPSSVFRVNEKVLACWVDCHYYPAKVLEVKRDASYTVKFFDGVVKTLKPNKVKPYKENGKARERDRTQREQSSGKEENRKALSDESKSGSSDLDGESNGEEKERREDREEKTLNGNFETCGQKGSLNGEKGAGGGKREEPQTKEDGQVVQTKSEDVNVEGERVMRSTKQQGEKKEECASGQSPQLPRGNRYRPSEESQRELRKRRVSLVQMPPPKRRRPDTSKDRNSQSQQAGSDSVPVSPALTPDQTNPQTPTDAGIEAPSDIESILKRQVHLPTTHKYSREPLYRVIKNQPPPILSIELDHNPFKCKAPGCLKSFRKASLLHYHVKYYHADSEHASEGSMQTRASEKQVGSQETPRRRRTMSGSIHSPLGDRQAANGMNRHRRRSPSEKRKENQQTNSRPHEEREWSASEMGEKIRGKTERDFLLNKQKKRKKTGRSKSENTNGEENMGISLFNSTQSNLVSKFSLLHKHKLSYDSSPEHITDQVQEDDESDWSTVSAEWSDEYMEAELDVTTPVSEQNVSMVTKGSDTVRCVCEVEEENDFMIQCDECLCWQHGTCMGLFEHNVPDTYSCYICRDPPAQRPSQRYWYDRDWLSSGHMYGLSFLDENYSHQNRKKLMATHQLLGDVHHVFEVLNGLQLKMSILQTQTHSDLKLWRQPWKQEEKLGMSCSMATSRTPSPAANDREGGEALKAMSVSTLSEKAKRVQMSPTSFQDSNASYISSEHCYQKPRAYYPAVEQRLVVETRGGSELEDSLRSTENLLEQEQRYGGPLDPDRAKLYPSSLLQDRAKIHPITLQPDKKLYVGRESEVEVKTEEAEPSPDIKPDPEKDNVLHQQWQINLLDHIEAMQNQVTHRMDLIEKELDVLESWLDYTGELEPPDPLTRLPQLKHRIRQMLTDLGTVQQISLCSS, from the exons ATGATGACCAAGACTCCTCCCGACAGAAGAGGGATCACCTTTGAGGTGGGAGCACAGCTGGAGGCTCGCGACAACCTGAAGAACTG GTACCAGGCCAGCATAGAGAAGATAGACTATGAGGACGAGAAGGTTCTGATCCACTACCGTCAGTGGAGCCACCGCTATGACGAGTGGTTTGACTGGACCAGCCCATACCTGAGGCCCCTGGACAGGATCCAGTTGAGGAAAGAGGGTCTGCAGGACAAACGGCCCAGCTCG GTGTTTCGGGTGAATGAGAAAGTCTTGGCCTGTTGGGTAGACTGCCACTACTATCCTGCTAAGGTTCTGGAAGTCAAAAGAGATG CTTCCTACACTGTGAAGTTTTTCGATGGAGTTGTCAAGACTCTTAAGCCAAACAAAGTAAAGCCATATAAAGAG AATGGGAAagccagggagagggacagaactCAACGTGAGCAGAGCAGTGGGAAAGAGGAGAACAGGAAAGCCCTGAGCGATGAATCCAAAAGCGGCTCTTCAGACCTGGATGGAGAGAGCAacggagaggaaaaggagagaagagaagacagagaggaaaaaACGCTGAATGGCAACTTTGAGACCTGTGGACAGAAAGGGAGCCTAAACGGAGAAAAGGGggcaggaggagggaagagagaagagccaCAAACCAAAGAAGATGGGCAGGTTGTCCAAACTAAATCGGAAGATGTGAATGTAGAAGGGGAGCGAGTGATGCGCAGTACCAAACAACAGGGGGAGAAGAAAGAAGAGTGCGCATCGGGACAGAGTCCCCAACTGcccagggggaaccggtaccgaCCCTCTGAAG AAAGTCAACGTGaattgaggaagaggagggtgtctCTTGTACAGATGCCACCACCAAAGAGGAGAAGGCCAGACACAAGTAAGG acagaAACAGCCAGTCTCAGCAAGCAGGATCAGATTCCGTCCCAGTGTCCCCAGCATTAACTCCAGACCAGACAAACCCCCAGACACCCACAGACGCTGGTATCGAAGCCCCATCAGATATAG AATCAATACTGAAACGCCAAGTCCATCTGCCTACCACCCACAAGTACagcagagagccat TGTATCGAGTCATCAAAAACCAGCCGCCCCCAATCCTCTCCATTGAACTGGACCACAACCCCTTCAAGTGCAAGGCCCCTGGCTGTCTGAAGTCCTTCCGGAAGGCCTCTCTCCTGCACTACCACGTCAAGTACTACCATGCAGACAGCGAACACGCCTCTGAGGGCAGCATGCAAACCCGGGCCTCAGAGAAGCAGGTTGGCTCTCAGGAGACACCCAGGAGGAGACGCACCATGTCAGGTTCTATAC ACTCTCCCCTGGGTGACAGGCAGGCTGCTAATGGGATGAACCGTCATCGTCGGAGATCACCGAGTGAGAAACGGAAGGAGAACCAGCAAACCAACAGCAGACCCCATGAAGAAAGAGAATGGAGCGCCAGTGAAATGG GGGAAAAGATTAGAGGGAAGACTGAAAGAGACTTCCTTCTCAATAAACAGAAGAAAAGGAAGAAGACGGGGAGGTCCAAGTCAG AGAATACGAATGGTGAGGAGAACATGGGCATCTCCTTATTTAACTCTACTCAGTCCAATCTGGTATCCAAATTCTCCCTCTTGCACAAACACAAGTTATCTTACGACTCAAGTCCAGAACACATCACAGATCAGGTGCAAGAAGACG ATGAAAGTGATTGGTCCACAGTCAGCGCTGAGTGGAGTGATGAGTACATGGAGGCGGAGCTGGATGTGACCACTCCCGTGTCGGAACAGAATGTATCCATGGTGACCAAGGGCTCTGACACAGTGCGCTGTGTCtgtgaggtggaggaggagaatgatTTCATGATTCAG TGTGATGAATGTCTGTGCTGGCAGCATGGCACCTGCATGGGCCTCTTTGAGCACAATGTGCCTGACACTTATAGCTGCTACATTTGCAGAGACCCACCAG CCCAGAGACCGAGCCAGCGTTACTGGTACGACAGGGATTGGCTGAGCAGTGGTCACATGTATGGCCTGTCTTTCCTGGATGAGAACTACTCCCACCAGAACAGGAAGAAGTTAATGGCCACTCACCAGCTCCTGGGTGACGTTCACCATGTCTTTGAGGTGCTCAACGGCCTGCAGCTTAAGATGAGCATCCTCCA GACCCAGACACACTCTGACCTGAAGCTGTGGCGCCAGCCCTGGAAGCAGGAGGAGAAGCTTGGTATGAGCTGCAGTATGGCGACCAGCAGGACCCCTTCACCTGCAGCCAACGACCGAGAGGGGGGCGAAGCGCTAAAGGCAATGTCAGTCTCCACCCTCTCTGAGAAGGCCAAAAGGGTTCAGATGAGCCCAACATCCTTCCAGGACTCGAACGCTTCCTACATCAGCAGTGAGCACTGCTACCAGAAACCGCGAGCGTACTACCCAGCGGTGGAGCAGAGGCTGGTGGTGGAGACACGGGGAGGCTCTGAGCTGGAGGACAGTCTGAGGAGCACAGAGAACCTGCTCGAACAGGAGCAACGCTATGGTGGCCCACTGGACCCAGACAGAGCCAAACTGTACCCCAGCTCCCTGCTGCAGGACCGGGCCAAGATTCACCCCATTACCCTACAACCAGACAAG AAGCTGTATGTGGGTAGGGAGAGTGAAGTAGAGGTGAAGACTGAAGAGGCTGAGCCCAGCCCAGACATAAAGCCAGACCCAGAAAAAGACAATGTGCTGCATCAGCAGTGGCAGATCAACCTTTTGGATCACATAGAAGCCATGCAGAACCAAGTCACACACAGGATGGACCTCATTGAGAAAGAGCTCGATG TGTTGGAGAGTTGGCTTGACTACACAGGGGAACTGGAGCCTCCTGACCCGTTGACCCGGCTGCCTCAACTCAAACACCGTATCAGACAGATGCTCACAGACCTGGGCACGGTGCAGCAGatctccctctgctcctcctaA